In the genome of Rhizobium etli 8C-3, one region contains:
- the rpsI gene encoding 30S ribosomal protein S9, with amino-acid sequence MADLSSLKDLGTSSEAAAPVHVRKVDSLGRSYATGKRKDAVARVWLKAGSGKITVNGKDFTAYFARPVLQMILRQPIVAAARDGQFDIVATVAGGGLSGQAGAVRHGLSKALTYFEPGLRGVLKKGGFLTRDSRVVERKKYGKAKARRSFQFSKR; translated from the coding sequence ATGGCTGACCTCTCTTCCCTGAAGGATCTCGGCACGTCGTCGGAAGCAGCTGCTCCGGTTCACGTCCGCAAGGTCGACTCGCTTGGCCGCTCCTATGCGACCGGCAAGCGTAAGGACGCCGTAGCCCGTGTTTGGCTCAAGGCCGGCTCCGGCAAGATCACCGTCAACGGCAAGGACTTCACGGCATACTTCGCCCGTCCGGTCCTGCAGATGATCCTGCGCCAGCCGATTGTCGCTGCAGCCCGCGACGGCCAGTTCGACATTGTCGCAACGGTTGCAGGCGGCGGTCTTTCCGGCCAGGCCGGTGCCGTTCGTCACGGTCTCTCGAAGGCCCTCACCTACTTCGAGCCGGGCCTTCGCGGCGTGCTCAAGAAGGGCGGCTTCCTGACCCGCGACAGCCGCGTCGTCGAGCGTAAAAAGTACGGCAAGGCCAAGGCCCGCCGCTCGTTCCAGTTCTCGAAGCG
- the rplM gene encoding 50S ribosomal protein L13: MATFSQKPAEVEKKWVIIDAEGLVVGRLASLIAMRLRGKHKATFTPHVDDGDNVIVINADKVVFTGKKYSDKVYYWHTGYAGGIKERTARQIIEGRFPERVLEKAVERMVPRGPLGRRQMKNLRVYSGSNHPHEAQQPTVLDVAKLNKKNVRSA; encoded by the coding sequence ATGGCAACCTTCTCCCAGAAGCCCGCAGAGGTGGAGAAGAAGTGGGTGATCATCGACGCCGAAGGGCTTGTCGTTGGCCGCCTAGCTTCCCTCATCGCCATGCGTCTGCGCGGCAAGCACAAGGCAACCTTCACCCCTCACGTTGACGACGGCGACAACGTAATTGTCATCAATGCCGACAAGGTCGTTTTCACCGGCAAGAAGTATTCCGACAAGGTCTACTACTGGCACACCGGTTATGCCGGCGGCATCAAGGAGCGCACCGCTCGCCAGATCATCGAAGGCCGCTTTCCGGAACGCGTCCTGGAGAAGGCCGTCGAGCGCATGGTCCCGCGTGGTCCCCTCGGCCGTCGCCAGATGAAGAACCTCCGCGTTTACTCCGGTTCCAACCATCCCCATGAAGCACAGCAGCCGACCGTCCTCGACGTCGCCAAGCTGAACAAGAAGAACGTAAGGAGCGCCTGA
- a CDS encoding enoyl-CoA hydratase, which produces MAEVVSFRKGANEDGSVPVTSSLCDGVLRLTLNNPPANVLSIAVMELLMGELQKAADDGEVRVVVIASTGKVFSAGHDLKEMTEHRADADGGVAFFEETFALAADLMLEITRLPKPVIAEIDGLATAAGCQLVASCDLAICTDTATFCTPGVKIGLFCTTPMVAVTRAAHRKQAMEMLLTGETIDASTAKDFGLVNRIVPKQYLTQVVAKYASVIASKSPLTLKIGKEAFYRQLEMPIEEAYGHAAQVMVDNMMTADAEEGIGAFLAKRMPRWTGE; this is translated from the coding sequence ATGGCCGAAGTCGTATCCTTCCGGAAGGGCGCAAACGAGGATGGGAGCGTCCCCGTTACAAGCTCGCTTTGCGATGGCGTGCTGCGGCTTACGCTCAACAACCCGCCGGCGAACGTCCTCTCGATCGCGGTGATGGAACTGTTGATGGGCGAGCTTCAAAAAGCTGCTGACGACGGCGAAGTCCGCGTCGTGGTCATTGCCTCGACCGGAAAGGTGTTCTCTGCGGGGCACGATCTCAAGGAGATGACCGAGCATCGGGCCGACGCCGATGGCGGGGTAGCCTTTTTCGAGGAGACATTCGCGCTTGCAGCCGATCTCATGCTGGAGATCACCCGCCTGCCGAAGCCGGTGATCGCCGAGATCGACGGGCTTGCGACCGCAGCCGGCTGTCAGCTCGTAGCCTCCTGTGATCTTGCGATCTGTACCGACACCGCGACCTTCTGCACACCCGGCGTCAAAATCGGGCTGTTCTGCACGACGCCAATGGTTGCCGTTACCCGCGCCGCGCACCGCAAGCAGGCGATGGAAATGCTGCTGACCGGAGAAACCATCGATGCTTCGACCGCCAAGGACTTCGGCCTCGTCAACCGTATCGTGCCCAAGCAGTATCTGACTCAGGTCGTGGCCAAATACGCTTCCGTCATCGCTTCGAAATCACCCTTGACACTGAAGATCGGCAAAGAGGCCTTCTACCGCCAGCTCGAAATGCCGATAGAAGAAGCATATGGCCATGCGGCCCAGGTGATGGTTGACAACATGATGACTGCGGACGCCGAAGAGGGCATCGGCGCCTTTCTTGCAAAACGGATGCCGCGCTGGACCGGCGAGTAG
- a CDS encoding EamA family transporter, translated as MPLDVILLVLFGAFLHATWNAIIKAGTNKSLDAALVSAGGAVAALPLLPFLPLPQPAAWPFIGASAVLQFAYFQLVAAAYRAGDIGLVYPLMRGCAPLLISATSALVLNESLSGGALIGTMTICAGILTLAFEARGGSKHAIMLALVNACVIATYTYVDGIGARVSGNAVSYTLWMALLPPVLLFGWAISRRGLVPVAIHFRCNWWRGLIGGAGSIASYGFALWAMTKAPVATVAALRETSILFALIISVLVLKEKAGPWRYLAGVIIASGGLILKLG; from the coding sequence GTGCCCCTCGACGTCATTCTGCTCGTTCTCTTCGGTGCATTCCTGCATGCAACATGGAACGCGATCATCAAGGCGGGGACCAACAAGTCGCTGGACGCGGCGCTCGTGTCGGCCGGCGGAGCAGTGGCGGCGCTGCCGCTCCTGCCCTTCCTGCCGCTGCCGCAGCCAGCGGCCTGGCCTTTCATCGGCGCGTCGGCCGTCTTGCAATTTGCCTATTTTCAATTGGTCGCGGCCGCCTACCGTGCAGGCGATATCGGTCTCGTCTATCCGCTGATGCGCGGCTGCGCGCCGCTCCTCATCAGCGCCACAAGCGCCTTGGTGTTGAACGAAAGCCTGTCGGGCGGCGCGCTCATCGGCACGATGACGATCTGCGCCGGCATTCTGACCCTTGCCTTCGAGGCGCGGGGCGGCAGCAAGCATGCCATCATGCTTGCGCTCGTCAATGCCTGCGTTATCGCCACCTATACCTATGTCGACGGCATCGGCGCGCGCGTTTCCGGCAATGCCGTGTCCTATACGCTGTGGATGGCGCTGCTGCCGCCTGTGCTGCTCTTCGGATGGGCGATCTCACGCCGCGGCCTTGTTCCAGTCGCGATCCATTTCCGTTGCAATTGGTGGCGCGGTCTGATTGGCGGCGCCGGTTCGATCGCCTCCTACGGGTTTGCCCTTTGGGCCATGACCAAGGCGCCCGTCGCCACAGTCGCCGCGCTGCGAGAAACGTCGATCCTCTTTGCCCTCATCATTTCGGTGCTGGTCCTGAAGGAGAAAGCCGGCCCGTGGCGTTATCTGGCAGGCGTGATCATCGCGAGCGGCGGGTTGATCCTGAAGCTCGGGTAA
- a CDS encoding PaaI family thioesterase has product MQPVMTIEEVHQFLETDFPQIHTDGRVFTVTDITPGSVSTRFDPSERHLRPGGTVSGPALFTLADVTAYAAVLAHVGPVALAVTTSLNINFLRLPKPQPTTCTCRILKLGKRLAVIEASIFQEDPAELVAHATATYSIPPR; this is encoded by the coding sequence ATGCAGCCGGTCATGACGATCGAGGAGGTCCACCAGTTTCTGGAGACCGATTTCCCGCAGATCCACACGGACGGGCGCGTCTTTACCGTGACGGACATTACCCCCGGCAGCGTCTCGACGCGGTTCGATCCGTCCGAAAGGCATCTGCGCCCTGGCGGCACCGTGTCCGGTCCTGCCCTCTTCACGCTGGCTGACGTCACCGCCTATGCCGCGGTGCTTGCCCATGTCGGCCCGGTCGCACTTGCCGTGACCACCAGCCTCAACATCAATTTCCTGCGCCTGCCTAAGCCGCAGCCGACCACCTGCACCTGCCGGATCCTCAAGCTCGGAAAGCGTCTCGCCGTTATCGAAGCCAGCATTTTCCAGGAAGATCCCGCCGAATTGGTGGCCCATGCGACGGCAACTTATTCGATTCCACCGCGATAA